A window of Paremcibacter congregatus contains these coding sequences:
- a CDS encoding amidase: MKLSEYCHYDALGLAQLIRQNDVTPGELANLALQAIKRLNPELNGVIECFDDQLDVLSLPALQDKPFAGVPFLVKDLILHLEGRRSEMGSRLCQGIVAPHNTYLAERYIDAGLVPLGRTTTPEMGFCSTTESVVSGPTRNPWNPRLMAGGSSGGSAVMVAAGAVPVAHANDGGGSIRIPAACCGLVGLKPSRGRTTIGPDAADGLNGLGIEHVVSRSLRDCAAVLDVTEGPSPGDPYAIIRPERPYLSELDRKCEPLRIGFTSKAWSGSHVDAEIVESTKRAALMCADMGHHVEEASPTFDYSSFRDATVTFWCANIAQWITQISEMTGRPITNDYLEATTLASHQYGLGLKATDMVSAFATMNMISRDVARFFGKFDVLITPTTALLPQEIGTYNANDPGLDAFGWTDHIFSIAPFTALFNLTGQPAITLPLGMSASGLPIGTQFVGRAGREDVLFRLSAELERAMPWAARHPKISLWTDSYTTPSGKE, encoded by the coding sequence ATGAAGTTATCGGAATATTGTCATTATGATGCTTTGGGGCTTGCCCAGCTGATCAGGCAAAATGATGTCACCCCCGGAGAGTTGGCGAATCTGGCGCTTCAGGCGATCAAGAGACTGAATCCTGAACTTAACGGGGTTATTGAATGTTTTGATGACCAGCTGGACGTCTTATCCCTTCCCGCCTTGCAGGACAAACCTTTTGCGGGGGTGCCTTTTCTGGTAAAGGATCTTATCCTGCACCTTGAAGGACGCCGGAGTGAGATGGGGTCGCGTCTCTGTCAGGGAATCGTTGCCCCCCATAACACGTATCTGGCGGAAAGATATATTGATGCCGGGCTGGTTCCGTTAGGCCGGACAACCACCCCGGAAATGGGTTTTTGTTCGACGACGGAATCCGTCGTTAGTGGCCCGACGCGCAATCCGTGGAATCCCAGACTGATGGCTGGTGGGTCCAGTGGCGGTTCGGCGGTCATGGTGGCGGCGGGGGCTGTTCCGGTGGCCCATGCCAATGATGGCGGAGGATCAATCCGTATTCCGGCGGCCTGTTGTGGTCTTGTCGGGCTAAAACCAAGCCGGGGACGCACCACCATCGGCCCGGATGCGGCGGATGGCCTGAACGGACTTGGCATTGAACATGTGGTCAGCCGCAGTTTGCGGGATTGCGCCGCGGTTCTGGATGTAACGGAAGGACCGTCCCCTGGGGATCCTTATGCGATTATTCGACCCGAACGGCCCTATCTGTCGGAACTTGACCGGAAGTGTGAACCCTTGCGCATCGGTTTTACCAGCAAGGCCTGGTCCGGATCTCATGTCGATGCGGAAATCGTCGAAAGCACAAAACGGGCGGCATTGATGTGCGCTGATATGGGGCATCATGTCGAAGAGGCAAGTCCCACGTTCGATTATAGCAGTTTCCGGGATGCTACCGTGACCTTTTGGTGCGCCAATATAGCCCAGTGGATCACCCAGATCAGTGAAATGACGGGACGTCCGATTACGAACGATTATCTGGAAGCCACGACCCTGGCCAGCCACCAGTATGGTCTTGGCCTGAAGGCGACTGATATGGTTTCAGCCTTTGCCACCATGAATATGATCAGTCGGGATGTGGCGCGGTTTTTCGGGAAATTTGATGTGTTGATCACCCCGACGACAGCCTTGTTACCGCAAGAAATCGGGACGTATAACGCCAATGACCCCGGTCTTGATGCCTTTGGTTGGACGGATCATATTTTTTCCATCGCTCCCTTTACGGCACTGTTCAACCTGACCGGGCAACCGGCGATCACATTGCCGCTTGGCATGTCGGCCTCCGGCTTGCCCATTGGCACGCAGTTTGTCGGCAGGGCCGGACGGGAAGATGTTCTCTTCCGTCTGTCCGCAGAACTCGAACGGGCCATGCCGTGGGCGGCGCGTCACCCCAAGATCAGTCTATGGACTGATTCATATACCACTCCATCCGGTAAGGAATAA
- a CDS encoding class II histone deacetylase has protein sequence MTSNRTGFVWQEIYMWHDTGTYAGVMPPGDPIQPGTHAENPETKRRFKNLLEVSGLYQKLHQVDAYHATEEDILRVHTPNYLSRIKAMSAETGGDAGMLTPFSKGAFDIATLAAGGVMAAVDAVLDGKIDNAYALVRPPGHHAEPDIGKGFCLFANASIAARYAQAKRGLNRIAFVDWDVHHGNGAEKIFWEDASVLTVSIHQDRCFPPDSGDMADNGAGEGAGYNINIPLPAGSGVGAYEAAFDRVIIPALQKFKPELIIVPSGFDAGAHDPLGRMMMHSEGYRSLTRKLMDVADELCAGRLVMCHEGGYNDATVPFFGLAVMESLSGIKTQTNDPFMALFEALAGQDLQPHQDQVITSATHLLDKLPG, from the coding sequence ATGACGTCAAACAGAACAGGCTTTGTCTGGCAGGAAATATACATGTGGCACGATACCGGCACCTACGCCGGGGTTATGCCGCCCGGTGATCCGATCCAGCCGGGCACTCACGCGGAGAATCCTGAGACCAAACGGCGCTTTAAAAACCTGTTAGAGGTGAGTGGACTGTATCAAAAACTGCATCAGGTGGACGCGTATCACGCGACGGAAGAGGATATTCTTCGGGTTCATACCCCGAATTATTTGTCCCGGATCAAAGCCATGAGCGCAGAAACAGGAGGCGATGCCGGTATGCTGACGCCGTTCAGCAAGGGGGCTTTTGATATTGCAACCTTGGCGGCCGGGGGGGTGATGGCGGCGGTTGATGCGGTGTTGGACGGGAAAATTGATAACGCTTATGCCCTAGTCCGGCCACCGGGACATCATGCCGAGCCGGACATCGGTAAAGGGTTCTGCCTGTTCGCCAATGCCTCAATTGCCGCCAGATATGCCCAGGCCAAAAGAGGCCTCAACCGCATCGCATTTGTGGACTGGGATGTGCATCACGGCAATGGGGCGGAGAAGATTTTCTGGGAGGATGCTTCTGTACTCACCGTCTCGATTCATCAGGACAGATGTTTTCCGCCGGACAGTGGCGATATGGCGGATAACGGCGCAGGAGAGGGCGCCGGTTATAATATCAATATTCCGTTGCCGGCGGGGTCCGGCGTCGGGGCGTATGAAGCAGCCTTTGACCGGGTAATCATTCCGGCGCTGCAGAAATTCAAACCGGAACTGATTATTGTGCCTTCCGGGTTTGATGCGGGGGCCCATGATCCGTTGGGGCGGATGATGATGCATAGCGAAGGCTATCGCAGTCTCACCCGTAAACTGATGGATGTGGCGGATGAATTGTGCGCTGGCCGTCTCGTGATGTGCCATGAAGGTGGCTATAATGACGCGACGGTTCCTTTCTTTGGGTTGGCCGTGATGGAAAGCCTGAGCGGCATCAAAACGCAAACAAATGATCCTTTTATGGCCCTGTTCGAGGCGCTTGCCGGGCAGGACCTGCAACCGCACCAGGATCAGGTCATTACTTCTGCGACACATCTGTTGGACAAACTGCCCGGTTGA
- a CDS encoding TonB-dependent receptor: protein MNSYNSKRFSGYTTLFMTTALCVGGLGLSAPASAQMMLEEITVTAQKREQGINDVGITVNAFSGEIMKERGISTSEDIAQITPGLTVNETAATGVPLYTIRGIGFQDYSTAASSTVGLYFDEVSMPYSVMSRGLVFDLERVEVLKGPQGDLYGRNTTAGQINFISKKPTAETGAGITVGFSSFETLDVEGYLNGQVAEGVNARLAFKTTQSGKGWQKSLTRDDTLGKKNIYSLRGLVNFELSETVNLLLNVHYSNDQSENKANTVYDGRLIGLDEFSAPYKQLFPYAVSGETPPWYSTGDNRAADWTNSYTDASGTVFNLRPKRDNQLKGTSVKLDWDITEEISLTSVTGYDKFDRVESNDWDGMAANDSGNINTTDLEVFSSELRVTGQTDKMLWIVGAYYSEDKMDELYNYFMSDSVYGNGSIAFGISPFQFAPILQLHTRYNQKTDSQAAFAHVEYNVTDKLRVTLAARYTEEDRSWSGCTFDAGDGSLAGFSNFAFGATLSPGACSTIDDDPASPTYVFGVIGSPNINDAFHVYEETIETNKWMFKVGLDYALDDDLLLYATFSNGFKSGGFNGANSNTTQQLKSYGAEEVNSYEVGIKSTLLEGAMQLNLSGFYYDYKNKQEQDLAVTFVGNISGLTNVPKSRIYGAELDMQWAPAEGWFVSFGAAYLNSKILEWEATSNDSSWPTVVTFDASGRELAMTPKWQLNAGIDYEWEISSGLMMKIGGDVNYQDKTTGGAQLEDATSAYTVANLRATLSRDNWQVMVWSRNLFNEYYYPAAYTGGNGPYVRSVGMPRTFGITLSYDF, encoded by the coding sequence ATGAACAGCTACAACTCAAAACGATTTTCAGGATACACCACTTTATTCATGACAACGGCGCTCTGTGTCGGCGGTCTGGGGCTGTCGGCCCCGGCATCGGCGCAAATGATGCTGGAAGAAATCACGGTCACCGCCCAGAAACGCGAACAGGGCATCAACGATGTGGGGATTACGGTGAATGCTTTTTCCGGCGAAATCATGAAAGAACGCGGGATCAGCACTTCCGAGGATATTGCCCAGATCACCCCCGGTCTGACGGTCAACGAAACGGCCGCCACGGGCGTCCCGCTTTACACCATTCGCGGGATTGGGTTTCAGGATTACTCCACGGCGGCCTCTTCCACGGTGGGGCTGTATTTTGATGAGGTTTCCATGCCGTATTCGGTGATGAGCCGGGGGCTTGTGTTTGATCTGGAGCGGGTTGAAGTCTTGAAAGGGCCTCAGGGGGATTTATATGGCCGTAACACCACGGCCGGCCAGATCAACTTTATCAGCAAGAAGCCGACGGCGGAAACCGGGGCCGGTATAACAGTCGGCTTCAGCAGTTTTGAAACGCTGGATGTGGAAGGCTATCTGAATGGACAGGTGGCGGAAGGCGTGAATGCACGGCTTGCCTTCAAAACGACCCAGTCCGGGAAAGGCTGGCAAAAAAGCCTGACCCGGGACGATACTTTGGGAAAGAAAAATATTTATTCCCTGCGCGGGCTGGTCAATTTTGAATTGAGCGAAACCGTCAATCTGCTTTTGAATGTGCATTACAGCAATGATCAGTCTGAAAATAAAGCCAATACAGTGTATGATGGCCGCTTGATCGGACTGGATGAATTCAGCGCGCCTTATAAGCAATTATTTCCTTATGCGGTCAGTGGGGAAACTCCGCCCTGGTATTCAACCGGTGACAACCGGGCGGCGGACTGGACAAATTCCTATACCGATGCGTCCGGGACTGTCTTCAACCTGCGTCCCAAACGGGACAATCAGTTGAAGGGAACCTCTGTCAAACTGGACTGGGATATCACCGAGGAAATCAGTCTGACGTCCGTGACCGGTTATGACAAATTTGACCGGGTGGAATCCAATGACTGGGACGGGATGGCGGCCAATGATTCAGGAAACATCAATACGACGGATCTGGAAGTCTTTTCCTCGGAATTACGGGTGACCGGACAAACAGATAAGATGTTGTGGATTGTGGGGGCCTATTATTCCGAAGACAAGATGGATGAATTGTATAATTATTTTATGTCTGACTCGGTGTACGGCAATGGCTCAATCGCCTTTGGCATCTCTCCCTTCCAGTTCGCGCCGATCTTGCAACTGCATACCAGATATAACCAGAAGACAGACTCACAGGCGGCCTTTGCCCATGTGGAATATAACGTAACGGATAAATTGCGGGTCACCCTGGCCGCGCGTTATACCGAAGAAGACCGGAGCTGGTCGGGCTGTACCTTTGATGCCGGGGACGGGTCACTGGCGGGGTTCTCGAATTTTGCTTTCGGGGCGACCTTATCCCCCGGCGCCTGTAGTACGATTGATGATGATCCAGCCTCGCCGACATACGTCTTTGGTGTGATTGGAAGCCCTAATATTAATGATGCCTTCCATGTGTATGAAGAAACCATCGAAACCAATAAATGGATGTTTAAGGTGGGTCTTGATTATGCCCTTGATGATGATTTGCTGCTCTATGCCACTTTCTCGAACGGCTTTAAGTCGGGGGGCTTTAACGGGGCAAACTCAAACACGACGCAACAGCTTAAATCTTACGGTGCGGAAGAGGTTAATTCCTATGAAGTGGGGATAAAATCGACGCTGCTGGAAGGGGCGATGCAATTAAATCTGTCCGGCTTCTATTATGATTATAAGAATAAGCAGGAACAGGATCTGGCGGTGACATTTGTTGGCAACATCAGTGGCCTGACCAATGTGCCGAAATCACGGATTTATGGCGCAGAACTGGATATGCAATGGGCCCCGGCGGAAGGATGGTTCGTATCTTTCGGGGCGGCGTATCTCAATTCCAAAATCCTTGAATGGGAGGCCACTTCAAATGACAGTAGCTGGCCTACGGTTGTGACATTTGACGCTTCAGGCAGAGAGTTGGCCATGACACCTAAATGGCAGTTGAATGCGGGCATTGATTATGAATGGGAAATCTCGTCGGGCCTGATGATGAAAATTGGCGGTGATGTGAACTATCAGGACAAGACCACCGGCGGGGCTCAGCTTGAAGACGCCACCAGCGCCTATACGGTGGCCAACCTTCGGGCGACCCTGTCCCGGGATAATTGGCAAGTCATGGTCTGGAGCCGCAATCTGTTTAATGAATATTACTATCCGGCAGCCTACACCGGCGGTAATGGTCCTTATGTCAGAAGCGTCGGCATGCCGCGGACCTTCGGGATTACCCTGTCTTACGATTTTTAA
- a CDS encoding amidohydrolase: MNTLLPRFIDARLLCLFLAIAGLSGPVAAEETVGPSPDTILVNGAIHTMEEDQPTASALAIRAGKIMALGATEDIIELKSPTTRVIDLKGRMVMPGLNDGHSHPTEGAIANLFSCKFEFTATAEDIARILPACVEKNPSAEWIVGGRWDSNFFENNDIPSPRKWLDQYSGNKAVYFSDDSGHNGWANTKALKLVGMTKDTKDPAGGKIIRDAKTGAPNGLLLEEAQTVMEKQLPDWTEDQYQAGVREMTRLANQFGITGIKDAISRDPILKAYHDVDKAGDLSIHVAAAISTPYGHREVSLDYDRLESLRDTFASDHVDTRFVKITNDGVPTASRTAAMLAPYRPHDHFPANYRGLIHVDEETLTRDVAELEKRGFTVKIHTAGDRSVQEALNAIEKAHKITGRSDLRHELAHAGYVAESDIPRFKELNVVADLSPYIWHPSPIIQSVLDAVGERGKHYWPIRDLLKAGAPVLAGSDWPAAVPSLNPWIGIEAMITRQDPYDKTAGALWPEQAITLEQTLRIFTIEGARALRIEETSGSLKVGKSADLVVLNQNLFRIKATDIAKTKVDMTFFEGKIVHQSVMEKTRPF; this comes from the coding sequence ATGAACACGTTATTACCAAGATTTATCGACGCTCGCCTCCTGTGTCTCTTTCTGGCCATCGCGGGTTTAAGTGGCCCTGTTGCCGCAGAAGAAACCGTCGGGCCGTCACCGGACACCATTCTGGTCAATGGGGCGATCCATACCATGGAAGAAGATCAGCCGACGGCCAGTGCGCTGGCTATCCGGGCGGGTAAAATTATGGCTCTGGGAGCGACAGAAGACATCATCGAACTGAAATCTCCCACCACCCGGGTTATTGACCTGAAGGGACGGATGGTGATGCCGGGACTGAATGACGGTCACAGCCATCCGACAGAAGGGGCGATTGCCAATCTGTTCAGTTGTAAATTTGAATTTACCGCCACAGCGGAAGATATCGCGCGTATTCTGCCGGCCTGTGTCGAGAAAAATCCTTCGGCGGAATGGATTGTCGGCGGGCGTTGGGACAGTAATTTCTTTGAGAATAATGATATTCCGTCGCCCCGGAAATGGCTGGATCAATATTCCGGCAATAAAGCCGTCTATTTCAGTGATGATTCAGGCCATAACGGCTGGGCCAATACCAAAGCGCTGAAGCTTGTCGGTATGACCAAGGACACCAAAGACCCCGCAGGCGGGAAAATTATCCGTGATGCAAAAACCGGGGCGCCGAATGGCCTGCTGCTGGAAGAAGCCCAGACGGTGATGGAAAAACAATTACCTGACTGGACGGAAGACCAATATCAGGCCGGGGTTCGGGAAATGACCCGGCTGGCCAATCAGTTTGGCATCACCGGCATCAAGGACGCCATTTCCCGCGATCCTATCCTCAAAGCCTATCATGATGTGGATAAGGCCGGAGATTTATCCATTCATGTGGCGGCGGCGATTTCAACCCCCTATGGTCACCGGGAAGTGTCTTTGGATTATGACCGTCTAGAAAGCTTGCGTGATACATTTGCATCGGATCATGTCGACACCCGGTTTGTGAAAATCACCAATGACGGGGTGCCGACGGCGTCCCGTACCGCGGCGATGCTGGCCCCTTATCGGCCCCATGATCATTTTCCGGCCAACTACAGAGGGCTGATCCATGTGGATGAGGAAACCTTGACCCGTGATGTGGCGGAATTGGAAAAAAGAGGCTTCACCGTCAAGATTCATACCGCAGGCGATCGGTCGGTGCAGGAAGCCTTGAATGCCATCGAAAAAGCTCACAAGATTACGGGGCGATCGGATTTGCGTCATGAATTGGCCCATGCCGGTTATGTGGCGGAGTCCGATATTCCGCGGTTCAAAGAACTGAATGTGGTGGCTGACCTGTCGCCCTATATCTGGCATCCGTCGCCGATTATACAGTCGGTGCTTGATGCGGTGGGGGAAAGAGGCAAGCATTACTGGCCAATCCGCGATCTTCTCAAGGCGGGCGCCCCGGTGTTGGCCGGGTCAGACTGGCCGGCGGCGGTGCCGTCGCTCAATCCCTGGATTGGCATTGAAGCCATGATTACCCGGCAGGACCCTTATGACAAGACGGCTGGAGCCTTGTGGCCGGAACAGGCCATCACTCTGGAACAGACCCTCCGGATTTTCACTATTGAAGGGGCCAGGGCCTTGCGCATCGAGGAGACATCCGGGTCACTGAAGGTAGGTAAGTCAGCAGATCTTGTTGTTCTGAACCAAAATCTTTTCCGCATCAAGGCAACCGACATTGCCAAAACAAAAGTTGATATGACTTTTTTTGAAGGCAAAATCGTTCATCAGAGCGTCATGGAAAAAACCAGGCCTTTTTAG
- a CDS encoding efflux RND transporter permease subunit, producing MSKFFIDRPVFAWVIAIIIMLAGALSIFQLPIEQYPNIAPPAVSISANYPGASAQTLESSVTQVIEQRLTSLDKLRYFTSSSSSSGSARITLTFEPGTDPDIAQVQVQNKLQAALPLLPQQVQNQGVTVTKSNDSILLVVGFYSEDGQISQAELGDLLASKILDPLSRIDGVGSTRLFGTSHAMRIWLDPYKLLSYSLTTAEVASAIRAQNVDISAGQLGGMPAVKGQQINATITAQSLMTTPEEFSRIVLRVNQDGSRVRLSDVARVELGAERYSTIVRYKRHNASGIAVNLATGANALDTADRIKTKMEELKKFLPEGVKVVFPFDTTPFVEASIKSVVQTLFEAVGLVFLVMFLFLQNFRATLIPSITVPVVLLGVFAVLVAFGYSINTLTMFAMVLAIGLLVDDAIVVVENVERVMSEEGLSPLEATRKSMEQISGALVGIALVLSAVFVPMAFFSGAAGAIYRQFSLTIVSAMALSVLVALILTPTLCATILRPTKNHGSDRKGFFGWFNRGFNNGRDKYEKGAGYMAKRGFRFIAIYVALLVGLGYFFTQLPTSFLPNEDQGSMFMMANTPPGSTAERTLETVKKVENYFLESEKDNIAHMFTVVGFSFSGNSQNAAMGFINLKDWSQRQNPGQSVFAIAGRGMSAVSQIKDARVFTFYPPPIRELGNASGFDFQLIDRGGLGHTALTQARNILLGMAAQNPKLVAVRPNGLEDQPQFKLDIDQEKASALGVNIADINQTLQTAWGSSYVNDFLDEGRIKKVYLQADAPYRMKPEDVDLWYVRNSVGEMVPFSSFSTPHWDYGSPKLERFNGVASVNIQGQAAPGISSGEAMAEMEQMARQLPQGVDFAWSGLSYEEQSSGSQSGLLYALSVLIIFLCLAALYESWSVPFAVILAVPVGVIGAVIAAMGFNLSNDIYFQVALLTTIGLTAKNGILIVEFAKKLYEKEGMDLMQATLAAARLRFRPIIMTSMAFVLGITPLAISSGAGSASQNAIGIAVIGGMLAATFLAIFFVPLFYIMVQKQSTKMKQRLTK from the coding sequence ATGTCCAAATTTTTTATCGACCGGCCTGTATTTGCCTGGGTGATCGCCATCATCATCATGTTGGCGGGCGCACTGTCCATTTTCCAGTTGCCCATTGAACAATATCCCAATATTGCGCCCCCCGCCGTGTCCATCTCCGCCAATTACCCGGGGGCATCCGCCCAGACACTGGAAAGCAGCGTCACCCAGGTCATCGAACAACGTCTGACCAGTCTGGACAAACTGCGCTATTTTACCTCCAGCAGTTCTTCTTCAGGATCCGCCAGAATTACCCTCACTTTTGAGCCCGGCACCGATCCCGACATTGCCCAGGTACAGGTCCAGAACAAATTGCAGGCCGCCCTGCCTCTCTTGCCGCAACAGGTGCAGAATCAGGGCGTGACAGTGACCAAATCAAACGATTCAATTCTGCTGGTTGTCGGGTTCTATTCCGAAGACGGTCAGATCAGTCAGGCAGAACTCGGCGATCTTCTGGCCTCCAAGATACTGGACCCTTTGTCCCGTATAGATGGGGTTGGCAGCACCCGCCTGTTTGGCACTTCCCATGCCATGCGCATTTGGCTGGATCCCTATAAATTACTCAGTTATTCCCTGACCACAGCAGAAGTCGCCAGCGCCATTCGGGCGCAGAATGTCGATATTTCAGCCGGGCAACTCGGCGGCATGCCTGCCGTCAAGGGGCAACAGATCAACGCGACGATTACCGCACAGTCCCTGATGACAACGCCGGAAGAATTCAGTCGCATTGTCTTACGGGTTAATCAAGACGGGTCCCGTGTTCGCCTGTCCGATGTCGCCCGGGTGGAACTCGGCGCCGAGAGATATTCGACCATCGTGCGCTATAAACGCCACAACGCATCCGGTATTGCTGTCAACCTGGCCACAGGCGCCAATGCCCTGGACACCGCAGACAGAATTAAAACAAAGATGGAGGAACTCAAGAAATTCCTTCCGGAAGGTGTCAAAGTTGTTTTTCCTTTTGACACCACGCCCTTTGTCGAGGCCTCCATTAAATCCGTGGTTCAGACCCTGTTTGAAGCGGTCGGTCTTGTATTTCTCGTGATGTTCCTGTTCCTGCAGAATTTTCGCGCCACCTTAATCCCCAGTATCACCGTGCCTGTGGTCCTGCTCGGCGTCTTTGCCGTCTTGGTGGCCTTTGGTTATTCCATCAATACACTCACCATGTTCGCCATGGTTCTGGCGATCGGTCTTCTGGTCGATGACGCCATTGTCGTGGTGGAAAATGTGGAACGGGTGATGAGCGAGGAAGGTTTGTCCCCTCTGGAAGCCACCCGCAAATCGATGGAACAGATTTCCGGTGCCCTGGTCGGCATCGCGCTGGTGCTGTCTGCCGTGTTCGTCCCTATGGCCTTTTTCAGTGGCGCGGCCGGCGCAATTTATCGTCAGTTCTCCCTGACCATTGTATCGGCTATGGCCTTGTCTGTGCTTGTTGCGTTGATTCTGACGCCAACCTTGTGCGCCACAATCCTGAGACCGACCAAAAACCATGGCAGTGACCGCAAAGGCTTTTTCGGCTGGTTCAATCGCGGCTTCAATAACGGGCGCGACAAATATGAAAAAGGCGCCGGTTACATGGCCAAACGCGGCTTCCGGTTTATCGCCATCTATGTGGCCCTTCTCGTAGGCCTTGGATATTTCTTCACCCAACTGCCCACGTCTTTTCTGCCCAATGAAGACCAGGGATCCATGTTTATGATGGCCAATACGCCGCCAGGATCAACGGCCGAACGCACCCTGGAAACCGTCAAAAAAGTTGAAAATTATTTCCTGGAGAGTGAAAAGGATAACATCGCCCACATGTTTACCGTGGTCGGCTTCAGTTTCTCCGGTAATTCACAGAACGCCGCGATGGGGTTCATCAACCTGAAAGACTGGTCACAACGCCAGAATCCCGGCCAAAGCGTTTTTGCCATTGCCGGACGCGGCATGAGCGCCGTTTCCCAGATCAAGGATGCCCGGGTCTTCACTTTCTACCCTCCGCCCATCCGGGAACTCGGCAATGCATCCGGGTTTGACTTTCAATTGATTGACCGGGGCGGTCTCGGTCATACGGCCCTGACACAGGCCCGCAATATTCTTCTGGGTATGGCGGCGCAAAACCCAAAACTGGTCGCCGTGCGGCCCAACGGACTGGAAGATCAGCCACAGTTCAAACTGGACATTGATCAGGAAAAAGCCTCGGCGCTCGGAGTTAATATCGCCGACATAAATCAGACATTGCAAACCGCATGGGGATCGTCCTATGTCAATGACTTTCTGGACGAAGGCCGGATCAAAAAAGTATATCTGCAGGCCGATGCCCCTTACCGCATGAAACCGGAAGATGTCGATCTCTGGTATGTGCGCAACAGCGTCGGTGAAATGGTGCCCTTCAGCAGTTTCAGTACGCCCCATTGGGATTACGGTTCGCCGAAACTCGAACGGTTCAACGGGGTTGCCTCTGTCAATATTCAGGGACAGGCGGCCCCCGGGATCAGTTCCGGCGAGGCCATGGCCGAGATGGAACAAATGGCCCGGCAACTGCCCCAGGGCGTTGATTTCGCCTGGTCAGGCCTGTCTTATGAAGAACAGTCATCCGGCTCGCAGAGTGGCCTGCTCTATGCATTATCCGTGCTCATTATCTTTCTCTGCCTTGCGGCCCTCTATGAAAGCTGGTCTGTTCCTTTTGCCGTCATTCTCGCCGTTCCTGTCGGCGTCATCGGCGCTGTCATCGCCGCCATGGGTTTTAACCTGAGCAATGACATATACTTTCAGGTCGCGCTTTTGACAACCATCGGTCTGACTGCAAAGAACGGCATCCTGATTGTGGAATTCGCCAAGAAACTTTATGAAAAGGAAGGTATGGACCTGATGCAGGCGACGCTTGCGGCGGCCCGCTTGCGGTTTCGCCCGATCATCATGACATCAATGGCTTTTGTCCTCGGCATTACCCCTCTCGCGATCTCGAGCGGCGCCGGATCCGCCAGTCAGAACGCCATTGGCATTGCCGTGATCGGCGGTATGCTCGCCGCAACATTCCTGGCCATTTTCTTCGTGCCTCTGTTCTATATCATGGTCCAGAAACAATCCACGAAGATGAAACAGCGGCTAACCAAGTAA
- a CDS encoding efflux RND transporter periplasmic adaptor subunit, with amino-acid sequence MLGVSNGENATPPPARAQTPVEVTVMALVQQPVNITEEYPGRTHAYKIAEIRPQATGIITERTFEEGSLVKKGQQLYQIDPATFKAALNQAKADLIKAEANHRAVKAKAGRYKELVKSNAISGQTYDDTIAALEEAAADIIVAKSAVSTAEISFDYTRIRAPISGRIGKSTITPGALVTANQPAALATITQLDPIYVDMTQSSRDLMSFRKLVQDTSSVKLDLLDEMGRTFYDQQGTLQFSEVNVNEGTGTIMLRALFANPDSQLLPGLFVRTRLNLPAIEGFLIPHQAAIRTPDGGLVVYMVDNNNVIVPTLIQASRSVGNSWLVTTGLENGMRIVTEGFQKVRAKMTVSPVLAQNTSAVSD; translated from the coding sequence ATGTTAGGCGTTTCAAACGGTGAGAATGCAACGCCCCCTCCTGCCAGGGCACAAACCCCGGTAGAAGTTACTGTCATGGCGCTTGTACAGCAACCGGTGAACATCACCGAAGAGTACCCCGGTAGAACCCACGCCTACAAGATCGCTGAAATTCGCCCCCAGGCAACCGGCATTATTACGGAACGCACCTTTGAAGAAGGCAGCCTGGTGAAAAAGGGGCAGCAGCTCTATCAAATTGATCCCGCCACCTTCAAGGCGGCGCTGAACCAGGCTAAAGCGGACCTGATCAAAGCCGAAGCCAACCATCGCGCGGTTAAGGCGAAGGCTGGTCGCTATAAGGAGTTGGTCAAATCCAACGCCATCAGCGGACAGACCTATGACGACACCATCGCAGCCCTGGAAGAAGCCGCAGCGGATATTATCGTGGCCAAATCTGCAGTTTCCACCGCAGAAATAAGTTTTGATTACACCAGAATCCGGGCCCCCATATCTGGCCGCATTGGAAAATCAACCATCACCCCCGGGGCACTGGTCACTGCAAACCAGCCCGCGGCGCTGGCGACCATTACCCAACTCGATCCTATTTATGTCGACATGACACAGTCCAGCCGCGACCTGATGAGCTTTCGTAAGCTGGTGCAGGATACATCTTCGGTCAAACTTGACCTGCTCGATGAGATGGGCCGCACCTTTTATGATCAACAGGGCACCCTGCAATTCTCCGAAGTCAACGTCAATGAAGGCACTGGCACGATTATGCTCAGAGCCTTGTTCGCAAACCCGGACAGCCAGCTGTTGCCCGGCCTTTTTGTCCGCACCCGATTGAACCTGCCTGCGATTGAAGGTTTCCTCATTCCCCATCAGGCCGCCATTCGAACCCCTGATGGCGGGCTTGTGGTCTATATGGTCGACAACAATAATGTAATTGTCCCCACCCTCATACAGGCAAGCAGAAGTGTTGGAAACAGCTGGCTCGTCACCACCGGTCTTGAAAACGGGATGCGTATTGTCACGGAAGGTTTCCAGAAAGTACGCGCCAAAATGACCGTTTCACCGGTTCTCGCACAAAATACCTCCGCAGTTTCAGATTAA